In the Diachasmimorpha longicaudata isolate KC_UGA_2023 chromosome 1, iyDiaLong2, whole genome shotgun sequence genome, one interval contains:
- the LOC135163035 gene encoding uncharacterized protein LOC135163035 isoform X3: protein MVRQRIGLGLLAFVAVVAAKPPPMKGIPPSWASKAGVEVSSWPAKASPFAPASFTDGKTAYGRSLGPAMAPGMSTITVPYVPKVSPFFPKFIDPQAMMTKKTDMLANLFGGLGPVQYPITGGMALNPAQPFLYATNDATDVQGIKNIATSEVKRGIYGDKLASPITAFSPFPSKFTSFSPKFNPNFGPLTGFNAMDSFDDSTQTSSSRRKRAIVGVAPDTPKNLSPPPPYPGLTSIPEESETDISEVPKQYLPGMLGPFGPFSAVPLIDPSIYVSKKTAFLSTLFNSLATSTPAPPGTVTDPTAPKSTIVPPNFWLPFAVPTESAIPATVHTITDMPDLTSTIVPGDFWLPNSIIPGSTDESMIPKTVIARSVNDLETAKDAIVDSIMGELGTIKTDMLNTLNDMIVTQQLATVAPFSKLSKPTKATKPGKPLSPWAALFAPPAVDPALPFKHKMIMLSQLFDMLTAMQKNITQAIDETIKSTSVTESPPAAAASPSSSGAVMTFNTTLLDAIKDKLDNLEKAPIIPVVPPYPGLWGAYPGSYSATSSVKRNAEDEDYYYNDRDDQSKHEKRGVKMTMHQGYQSMPPGAVETVEAGGGSVPGHQGGGVKLFIQMPPAGPSAYENNDNGEWSKQWADWAEVFKNENNGHRYHHNHH from the exons ATGGTTCGTCAACGAATTGGCCTAGGACTGCTCGCCTTTGTGGCGGTGGTAGCCGCTAAACCCCCACCGATGAAGGGGATTCCCCCCTCATGGGCTTCAAAGGCCGGGGTAGAAG TATCATCCTGGCCTGCAAAAGCATCACCATTTGCACCGGCTTCATTTACAGATGGAAAAACAG CTTACGGTAGATCGCTGGGACCAGCCATGGCCCCAGGAATGAGCACAATCACCGTGCCCTATGTCCCCAAAGTATCTCCTTTCTttccaaaatttattgatcCTCAAGCgatgatgacaaaaaaaaccGACATGCTGGCAAATCTATTTGGAGGCCTTGGACCAGTACAATACCCGATCACAGGAGGAATGGCCCTGAATCCCGCTCAGCCCTTCCTCTATGCCACTAACGACGCCACAGACGTCCAAGGAATAAAGAACATAGCCACCAGTGAAGTTAAACGCGGCATTTATGGTGACAAATTAGCTTCCCCGATAACTGCTTTCAGTCCGTTCCCTTCAAAATTTACCTCATTCTCACCCAAATTTAACCCAAATTTCGGCCCATTGACTGGATTCAACGCAATGGATAGCTTTGATGACTCCACACAAACCTCATCATCTCGAAGAAAACGTGCTATTGTTGGAGTTGCTCCAGATACACCGAAGAATCTTAGCCCACCACCTCCATACCCAGGACTCACTTCGATTCCCGAAGAATCGGAGACAGACATTTCAGAAGTTCCAAAACAGTACCTTCCAG GAATGTTGGGTCCATTCGGCCCCTTCAGCGCAGTTCCCCTGATTGATCCTAGTATCTACGTGAGCAAAAAAACTGCCTTCCTGAGTACCCTCTTCAATAGCCTAGCCACCAGCACTCCAGCCCCCCCAGGAACTGTAACGGACCCTACAGCCCCCAAGAGTACAATCGTTCCCCCCAACTTTTGGTTACCATTCGCTGTCCCAACAGAGTCAGCAATTCCAGCCACAGTCCACACAATCACTGACATGCCAGACCTCACGAGCACCATCGTTCCAGGGGACTTCTGGCTCCCCAACTCCATCATCCCAG GATCTACAGACGAGTCGATGATACCAAAGACTGTGATCGCAAGGTCTGTGAACGATCTTGAGACAGCTAAAGACGCAATTGTTGATTCGATAATGGGAGAGCTTGGCACCATCAAGACTGATATGTTGAATACCCTCAACGACATGATCGTAACGCAACAACTAGCTACTGTTGCTCCTTTCAGCAAGCTCAGCAAACCTACGAAAGCCACCAAACCTGGCAAACCCTTATCTCCGTGGGCCGCCTTGTTTGCTCCACCAGCAGTCGACCCAGCGCTCCCTTTCAAGCACAAAATGATAATGCTCAGCCag ctCTTTGATATGTTAACGGCAATGCAGAAGAATATAACTCAAGCCATAGATGAAACAATCAAATCCACTTCAGTTACTGAGTCTCCACCCGCTGCAGCAGCCAGTCCATCTTCTTCGGGCGCTGTCATGACTTTCAACACAACACTTCTAGATGCCATTAAGGATAAATTAGATAATCTGGAAAAGGCGCCGATTATACCAGTTGTTCCGCCTTATCCAGGCCTCTGGGGGGCTTATCCTGGGAGCTACTCTGCCACCAGTAGCGTCAAGAGAAACGCTGAGGATGAAGATTACTATTACAATGATCGGGATGACCAAAGTAAACACGAGAAAAGGGGAGTCAAAATGACCATGCATCAGGGCTACCAGAGTATGCCTCCTGGAGCTGTTGAGACTGTTGAGGCTGGTGGAGGGTCTGTTCCCGGACACCAGGGGGGTGGTGTCAAACTTTTT ATACAAATGCCTCCTGCAGGTCCTTCGGCGTACGAAAAT
- the LOC135163035 gene encoding uncharacterized protein LOC135163035 isoform X2, with translation MVRQRIGLGLLAFVAVVAAKPPPMKGIPPSWASKAGVEVSSWPAKASPFAPASFTDGKTAYGRSLGPAMAPGMSTITVPYVPKVSPFFPKFIDPQAMMTKKTDMLANLFGGLGPVQYPITGGMALNPAQPFLYATNDATDVQGIKNIATSEVKRGIYGDKLASPITAFSPFPSKFTSFSPKFNPNFGPLTGFNAMDSFDDSTQTSSSRRKRAIVGVAPDTPKNLSPPPPYPGLTSIPEESETDISEVPKQYLPGMLGPFGPFSAVPLIDPSIYVSKKTAFLSTLFNSLATSTPAPPGTVTDPTAPKSTIVPPNFWLPFAVPTESAIPATVHTITDMPDLTSTIVPGDFWLPNSIIPGSTEYTDKVSQFLEKLFDSLKLNKTLLSSSGSTDESMIPKTVIARSVNDLETAKDAIVDSIMGELGTIKTDMLNTLNDMIVTQQLATVAPFSKLSKPTKATKPGKPLSPWAALFAPPAVDPALPFKHKMIMLSQLFDMLTAMQKNITQAIDETIKSTSVTESPPAAAASPSSSGAVMTFNTTLLDAIKDKLDNLEKAPIIPVVPPYPGLWGAYPGSYSATSSVKRNAEDEDYYYNDRDDQSKHEKRGVKMTMHQGYQSMPPGAVETVEAGGGSVPGHQGGGVKLFNDNGEWSKQWADWAEVFKNENNGHRYHHNHH, from the exons ATGGTTCGTCAACGAATTGGCCTAGGACTGCTCGCCTTTGTGGCGGTGGTAGCCGCTAAACCCCCACCGATGAAGGGGATTCCCCCCTCATGGGCTTCAAAGGCCGGGGTAGAAG TATCATCCTGGCCTGCAAAAGCATCACCATTTGCACCGGCTTCATTTACAGATGGAAAAACAG CTTACGGTAGATCGCTGGGACCAGCCATGGCCCCAGGAATGAGCACAATCACCGTGCCCTATGTCCCCAAAGTATCTCCTTTCTttccaaaatttattgatcCTCAAGCgatgatgacaaaaaaaaccGACATGCTGGCAAATCTATTTGGAGGCCTTGGACCAGTACAATACCCGATCACAGGAGGAATGGCCCTGAATCCCGCTCAGCCCTTCCTCTATGCCACTAACGACGCCACAGACGTCCAAGGAATAAAGAACATAGCCACCAGTGAAGTTAAACGCGGCATTTATGGTGACAAATTAGCTTCCCCGATAACTGCTTTCAGTCCGTTCCCTTCAAAATTTACCTCATTCTCACCCAAATTTAACCCAAATTTCGGCCCATTGACTGGATTCAACGCAATGGATAGCTTTGATGACTCCACACAAACCTCATCATCTCGAAGAAAACGTGCTATTGTTGGAGTTGCTCCAGATACACCGAAGAATCTTAGCCCACCACCTCCATACCCAGGACTCACTTCGATTCCCGAAGAATCGGAGACAGACATTTCAGAAGTTCCAAAACAGTACCTTCCAG GAATGTTGGGTCCATTCGGCCCCTTCAGCGCAGTTCCCCTGATTGATCCTAGTATCTACGTGAGCAAAAAAACTGCCTTCCTGAGTACCCTCTTCAATAGCCTAGCCACCAGCACTCCAGCCCCCCCAGGAACTGTAACGGACCCTACAGCCCCCAAGAGTACAATCGTTCCCCCCAACTTTTGGTTACCATTCGCTGTCCCAACAGAGTCAGCAATTCCAGCCACAGTCCACACAATCACTGACATGCCAGACCTCACGAGCACCATCGTTCCAGGGGACTTCTGGCTCCCCAACTCCATCATCCCAGGTTCGACCGAGTACACTGACAAGgtgtctcaatttttggagaaaCTCTTTGACAGCCTTAAGCTCAACAAAACTCTGCTCTCATCGTCAGGATCTACAGACGAGTCGATGATACCAAAGACTGTGATCGCAAGGTCTGTGAACGATCTTGAGACAGCTAAAGACGCAATTGTTGATTCGATAATGGGAGAGCTTGGCACCATCAAGACTGATATGTTGAATACCCTCAACGACATGATCGTAACGCAACAACTAGCTACTGTTGCTCCTTTCAGCAAGCTCAGCAAACCTACGAAAGCCACCAAACCTGGCAAACCCTTATCTCCGTGGGCCGCCTTGTTTGCTCCACCAGCAGTCGACCCAGCGCTCCCTTTCAAGCACAAAATGATAATGCTCAGCCag ctCTTTGATATGTTAACGGCAATGCAGAAGAATATAACTCAAGCCATAGATGAAACAATCAAATCCACTTCAGTTACTGAGTCTCCACCCGCTGCAGCAGCCAGTCCATCTTCTTCGGGCGCTGTCATGACTTTCAACACAACACTTCTAGATGCCATTAAGGATAAATTAGATAATCTGGAAAAGGCGCCGATTATACCAGTTGTTCCGCCTTATCCAGGCCTCTGGGGGGCTTATCCTGGGAGCTACTCTGCCACCAGTAGCGTCAAGAGAAACGCTGAGGATGAAGATTACTATTACAATGATCGGGATGACCAAAGTAAACACGAGAAAAGGGGAGTCAAAATGACCATGCATCAGGGCTACCAGAGTATGCCTCCTGGAGCTGTTGAGACTGTTGAGGCTGGTGGAGGGTCTGTTCCCGGACACCAGGGGGGTGGTGTCAAACTTTTT
- the LOC135163035 gene encoding uncharacterized protein LOC135163035 isoform X1 yields MVRQRIGLGLLAFVAVVAAKPPPMKGIPPSWASKAGVEVSSWPAKASPFAPASFTDGKTAYGRSLGPAMAPGMSTITVPYVPKVSPFFPKFIDPQAMMTKKTDMLANLFGGLGPVQYPITGGMALNPAQPFLYATNDATDVQGIKNIATSEVKRGIYGDKLASPITAFSPFPSKFTSFSPKFNPNFGPLTGFNAMDSFDDSTQTSSSRRKRAIVGVAPDTPKNLSPPPPYPGLTSIPEESETDISEVPKQYLPGMLGPFGPFSAVPLIDPSIYVSKKTAFLSTLFNSLATSTPAPPGTVTDPTAPKSTIVPPNFWLPFAVPTESAIPATVHTITDMPDLTSTIVPGDFWLPNSIIPGSTEYTDKVSQFLEKLFDSLKLNKTLLSSSGSTDESMIPKTVIARSVNDLETAKDAIVDSIMGELGTIKTDMLNTLNDMIVTQQLATVAPFSKLSKPTKATKPGKPLSPWAALFAPPAVDPALPFKHKMIMLSQLFDMLTAMQKNITQAIDETIKSTSVTESPPAAAASPSSSGAVMTFNTTLLDAIKDKLDNLEKAPIIPVVPPYPGLWGAYPGSYSATSSVKRNAEDEDYYYNDRDDQSKHEKRGVKMTMHQGYQSMPPGAVETVEAGGGSVPGHQGGGVKLFIQMPPAGPSAYENNDNGEWSKQWADWAEVFKNENNGHRYHHNHH; encoded by the exons ATGGTTCGTCAACGAATTGGCCTAGGACTGCTCGCCTTTGTGGCGGTGGTAGCCGCTAAACCCCCACCGATGAAGGGGATTCCCCCCTCATGGGCTTCAAAGGCCGGGGTAGAAG TATCATCCTGGCCTGCAAAAGCATCACCATTTGCACCGGCTTCATTTACAGATGGAAAAACAG CTTACGGTAGATCGCTGGGACCAGCCATGGCCCCAGGAATGAGCACAATCACCGTGCCCTATGTCCCCAAAGTATCTCCTTTCTttccaaaatttattgatcCTCAAGCgatgatgacaaaaaaaaccGACATGCTGGCAAATCTATTTGGAGGCCTTGGACCAGTACAATACCCGATCACAGGAGGAATGGCCCTGAATCCCGCTCAGCCCTTCCTCTATGCCACTAACGACGCCACAGACGTCCAAGGAATAAAGAACATAGCCACCAGTGAAGTTAAACGCGGCATTTATGGTGACAAATTAGCTTCCCCGATAACTGCTTTCAGTCCGTTCCCTTCAAAATTTACCTCATTCTCACCCAAATTTAACCCAAATTTCGGCCCATTGACTGGATTCAACGCAATGGATAGCTTTGATGACTCCACACAAACCTCATCATCTCGAAGAAAACGTGCTATTGTTGGAGTTGCTCCAGATACACCGAAGAATCTTAGCCCACCACCTCCATACCCAGGACTCACTTCGATTCCCGAAGAATCGGAGACAGACATTTCAGAAGTTCCAAAACAGTACCTTCCAG GAATGTTGGGTCCATTCGGCCCCTTCAGCGCAGTTCCCCTGATTGATCCTAGTATCTACGTGAGCAAAAAAACTGCCTTCCTGAGTACCCTCTTCAATAGCCTAGCCACCAGCACTCCAGCCCCCCCAGGAACTGTAACGGACCCTACAGCCCCCAAGAGTACAATCGTTCCCCCCAACTTTTGGTTACCATTCGCTGTCCCAACAGAGTCAGCAATTCCAGCCACAGTCCACACAATCACTGACATGCCAGACCTCACGAGCACCATCGTTCCAGGGGACTTCTGGCTCCCCAACTCCATCATCCCAGGTTCGACCGAGTACACTGACAAGgtgtctcaatttttggagaaaCTCTTTGACAGCCTTAAGCTCAACAAAACTCTGCTCTCATCGTCAGGATCTACAGACGAGTCGATGATACCAAAGACTGTGATCGCAAGGTCTGTGAACGATCTTGAGACAGCTAAAGACGCAATTGTTGATTCGATAATGGGAGAGCTTGGCACCATCAAGACTGATATGTTGAATACCCTCAACGACATGATCGTAACGCAACAACTAGCTACTGTTGCTCCTTTCAGCAAGCTCAGCAAACCTACGAAAGCCACCAAACCTGGCAAACCCTTATCTCCGTGGGCCGCCTTGTTTGCTCCACCAGCAGTCGACCCAGCGCTCCCTTTCAAGCACAAAATGATAATGCTCAGCCag ctCTTTGATATGTTAACGGCAATGCAGAAGAATATAACTCAAGCCATAGATGAAACAATCAAATCCACTTCAGTTACTGAGTCTCCACCCGCTGCAGCAGCCAGTCCATCTTCTTCGGGCGCTGTCATGACTTTCAACACAACACTTCTAGATGCCATTAAGGATAAATTAGATAATCTGGAAAAGGCGCCGATTATACCAGTTGTTCCGCCTTATCCAGGCCTCTGGGGGGCTTATCCTGGGAGCTACTCTGCCACCAGTAGCGTCAAGAGAAACGCTGAGGATGAAGATTACTATTACAATGATCGGGATGACCAAAGTAAACACGAGAAAAGGGGAGTCAAAATGACCATGCATCAGGGCTACCAGAGTATGCCTCCTGGAGCTGTTGAGACTGTTGAGGCTGGTGGAGGGTCTGTTCCCGGACACCAGGGGGGTGGTGTCAAACTTTTT ATACAAATGCCTCCTGCAGGTCCTTCGGCGTACGAAAAT